The uncultured Ilyobacter sp. genome has a segment encoding these proteins:
- a CDS encoding dicarboxylate/amino acid:cation symporter, with protein sequence MIKKSKRKIGLANKIFIGMVVGLIIGLLFPQFGQSLKPIGDIFMRLLRMGVVPLIYANVVYGICQMEDAKSFGRAGSKLIGFYLVTTACAAVIGSFVGMITKPGSSINLDVSSTAADVQKMSGFWDTIQSFIPTNILQALAEGKLPQIIVFAIFTGIAVLLIGGETKVRIIGAFGDIGSLMLKIITIVMEFSPYGIAALMAWTSGKFGTDIFGPLAKFIGSVYIGLILQIILVYLSSVIIFAKLRPMDYLVKIKPIWLTAFTLCSSAATIPVSLKTAEEDMGLPTKISSFSIPMGATMNMDGNAIWFGVMGVFACQLAGIDVTFSQILQFSLLGVILTLGSPGIPGGIFVSTAIFLSSLGLPLEAGAMMIGVFRLLDMGMTATNTVGDITAATVVSAWEKLFDGKTSPYWNKGKKAEAEIINEGA encoded by the coding sequence ATGATAAAGAAATCAAAAAGGAAAATTGGGTTAGCTAATAAGATTTTTATAGGCATGGTTGTAGGTTTAATAATAGGATTACTTTTTCCGCAATTTGGTCAATCATTAAAGCCAATAGGTGATATTTTTATGAGACTACTCAGGATGGGTGTTGTACCTTTAATATATGCCAATGTAGTATATGGTATATGTCAAATGGAAGATGCAAAAAGCTTTGGTAGAGCAGGCTCTAAGCTTATAGGATTTTACTTAGTTACAACAGCCTGTGCTGCTGTGATAGGTTCTTTCGTAGGGATGATAACCAAACCTGGATCATCAATAAATCTTGATGTTTCTTCAACAGCAGCAGATGTTCAAAAAATGTCAGGTTTTTGGGATACAATTCAATCTTTTATTCCTACAAATATTTTACAGGCTCTTGCAGAAGGCAAGCTACCACAAATAATTGTTTTTGCAATATTTACAGGTATAGCAGTTTTATTAATAGGTGGCGAAACTAAAGTAAGGATAATTGGAGCATTTGGAGATATTGGATCACTCATGTTGAAAATAATTACAATAGTTATGGAATTTTCACCTTATGGTATTGCCGCATTAATGGCATGGACTTCGGGTAAATTTGGTACTGATATTTTTGGACCTTTAGCTAAATTTATCGGCAGTGTTTATATAGGACTTATTTTACAAATTATACTTGTTTATTTAAGTTCAGTTATAATATTTGCAAAATTGAGACCGATGGATTATTTAGTAAAGATAAAACCAATATGGCTGACTGCATTTACGCTTTGTAGTAGTGCCGCTACAATTCCTGTGTCATTAAAAACAGCGGAAGAAGATATGGGTTTACCTACGAAAATATCAAGCTTTTCAATTCCCATGGGAGCAACTATGAATATGGATGGAAACGCAATTTGGTTTGGAGTTATGGGAGTGTTTGCCTGTCAACTTGCTGGAATAGATGTGACTTTTTCACAAATACTACAGTTTTCACTATTGGGTGTTATTTTAACATTGGGTAGTCCTGGTATTCCTGGAGGAATATTTGTATCAACTGCTATCTTTCTATCCTCTTTAGGATTACCACTTGAAGCAGGAGCGATGATGATTGGAGTATTTAGGTTATTGGATATGGGAATGACCGCTACAAATACGGTAGGTGATATCACAGCGGCAACTGTTGTATCTGCATGGGAGAAACTTTTTGATGGGAAAACTTCTCCGTACTGGAATAAAGGTAAAAAAGCAGAGGCAGAAATTATAAACGAAGGGGCTTAA
- a CDS encoding cold-shock protein, producing the protein MVNGTVKWFNGEKGFGFITAEDGADVFIHFSEINKPGFKTLEEGERVTFEITKGQRGPQASNVTAE; encoded by the coding sequence ATGGTAAACGGAACAGTTAAATGGTTCAACGGAGAAAAAGGATTCGGATTTATCACTGCTGAGGACGGAGCAGATGTATTCATACATTTTTCTGAAATAAACAAGCCTGGGTTCAAGACTTTAGAAGAGGGAGAAAGAGTAACTTTCGAAATCACTAAAGGTCAAAGAGGACCTCAAGCTTCTAACGTAACAGCTGAGTAA